In Tribolium castaneum strain GA2 chromosome 4, icTriCast1.1, whole genome shotgun sequence, one DNA window encodes the following:
- the Orc2 gene encoding origin recognition complex subunit 2 encodes MADDCADPELFSPRRGSRQRNLSLKAKEYVSTSSRRKRGFKKLNISTATESEDDSNCESSEKPTVLHDNDHVPGDKLFTFQTRKKCEVVQQTPHAFRDKMRKNIVAKILEENGSSGDDFSASESEFEVSEENSEESSSSDDTPPPPQNKNIKPTLGARKVNYTIKTDDYFAQHASKKTLTSNHTLDKLETPRLPQDQLHKLLSRVSLGCEHEKATKKLIETNCAYFDKWMYLMHENFNILLYGLGSKKGVLNAFHEKCLKKLPTVVVNGFFPSLSIKDVLDGIILNLLELKENPSNIYEACDLIEREFSFIPETHLYLIVHNIDMMRSGKAQSVFARLASVNNIHLIASIDHINAPLIWDHSKISKFNFTWWDVTTFQRYIDETSFESSMLVQRTGNLALSSLRNVFLSLTSNSKGIYLILVKYQIENGKKQYYQGLAFKDLYSLCREAFLVSSDLALRAQLTEFVDHKMVKFKRAPDGTEYLIIPIANALLQQFLNEHSG; translated from the exons ATGGCAG ACGACTGTGCAGACCCTGAGTTATTTTCGCCCCGCAGGGGTTCCCGGCAACGCAATTTGAGTCTAAAAGCTAAAGAATACGTATCTACTTCCAGTAGGAGGAAACGTGgctttaaaaaactgaatatTTCTACAGCAACTGAGTCTGAGGACGATTCCAATTGTGAGAGTAGTGAAAAACCAACAG ttttgcaCGATAATGACCATGTCCCTGGTGATAAATTATTCACGTTTCAAACGCGCAAAAAGTGCGAAGTCGTTCAACAAACGCCGCACGCTTTTAGGGACAAAATGAGGAAAAATATCGTGGCGAAAATTTTGGAAGAGAATGGTTCGAGCGGAGATGATTTTTCAGCCAGTGAGAGTGAATTCGAAGTGTCTGAGGAAAATTCAGAGGAGTCTTCCAGCAGTGACGACACACCGCCTCCCCcgcaaaacaaaaatattaaacccACTTTAGGAGCGAGAAAAGTCAATTACACTATAAAAACAGACGATTATTTCGCACAACACGCCAGTAAAAAAACTCTAACGTCCAATCACACTTTAGATAAGTTGGAGACACCAAGACTGCCGCAAGACCAACTGCATAAACTTTTGTCGAGAGTTAGCCTAGGGTGTGAGCATGAAAAAGCcacgaaaaaattaatcgaGACGAATTGCGCCTATTTTGATAAGTGGATGTATTTGATGCatgaaaatttcaatattttgttGTATGGGTTGGGCTCAAAGAAGGGCGTTTTGAATGCTTTTCACGAAAAGTGTTTGAAGAAGTTGCCAACGGTTGTCGTGAACGGATTTTTCCCTTCATTATCAATTAAAGATGTCCTTGACgggattattttaaatttactagaaCTGAAGGAAAATCCCTCAAATATTTACGAGGCCTGCGACCTTATCGAGCGcgaatttagttttattcCCGAAACTCATTTATACCTCATTGTGCACAACATCGACATGATGCGGAGTGGAAAAGCCCAAAGTGTCTTTGCAAGACTCGCGTCAGTCAATAACATTCATCTAATCGCGTCAATTGACCACATAAATGCCCCCCTAA TTTGGGACCATTCCAAAATAAGTAAATTCAATTTCACGTGGTGGGACGTTACCACTTTCCAACGCTATATTGACGAAACGTCCTTCGAAAGCTCAATGTTGGTCCAAAGGACCGGAAACCTGGCCTTATCATCGCTTCGGAACGTTTTCTTATCACTGACGAGCAACTCCAAAGGAATTTACTTAATCCTCGTCAAGTATCAAATCGAAAATGgcaaaaaacaatactatcAAG GCCTGGCGTTTAAAGACTTGTACTCTTTGTGCCGCGAGGCATTTTTGGTGAGTTCGGACCTGGCATTGCGGGCCCAACTCACCGAATTCGTGGACCACAAAATGGTGAAGTTCAAGAGAGCGCCAGACGGGACTGAGTATTTGATAATCCCGATTGCAAACGCGTTATTACagcaatttttaaatgaacatTCCGGTTGA
- the bigmax gene encoding max-like protein X, with amino-acid sequence MPRDHSTFQRCNSTGSIGLGNTSSLNSDDEDELESKPSPMSYKERRREAHTQAEQKRRDAIKKGYDTLQELVPTCQQTDVSGYKLSKATVLQKSIDYIQYLQQQKKKQEEERNALRKEVVALRIMQTNYEQIVKAQQTQPGHTETRISDEVKFSVFQAIMEQLFLTFSNVSVSNFSELSAGVFSWLEECCKPQTLKETVFKVLQRHNNHMRNQPPNS; translated from the exons ATGCCACGAGACCACAGCACTTTCCAAAGGTGCAACAGCACAGGTTCGATCGGTTTGGGGAACACCTCGTCCCTGAATTCAG ACGACGAGGATGAGCTCGAGAGCAAGCCCTCGCCAATGAGCTACAAGGAGCGCCGACGAGAGGCTCACACCCAAGCTGAACAGAAACGGAGAGATGCCATCAAGAAAGGGTACGACACTCTGCAGGAATTGGTCCCCACGTGCCAACAAACGGACGTCTCAG GGTACAAGCTGAGCAAAGCCACCGTCCTGCAAAAGTCAATAGACTACATCCAGTACCTGCAACAGCAGAAAAAGAAGCAGGAGGAGGAGCGCAACGCTCTGAGGAAGGAAGTGGTGGCTCTCAGGATCATGCAGACGAACTACGAACAGATCGTCAAGGCCCAACAGACCCAGCCTGGACACACCGAAACACGGATTTCAGACGAAGTCAAATTCTCTGTG TTTCAAGCCATAATGGAGCAGCTCTTTCTCACGTTTAGCAACGTCTCAGTCAGCAATTTTTCCGAGTTGTCCGCAGGTGTCTTCAGCTGGTTGGAGGAGTGCTGCAAGCCGCAGACTTTGAAAGAGACTGTGTTCAAGGTCCTGCAAAGACACAACAACCACATGCGGAACCAACCACCAAATTCATAG
- the LOC655336 gene encoding uncharacterized protein LOC655336 isoform X1, with protein MATQEDRSLSSGMSLPQWMKTKMNDRLDFEQSAFSPTELDDSFMYYYRSKTRGFNDTQNQTLAANLKDKNWTGAQPDFSKHTPYCQKFLQNSIDSTTAQQVRFPSATKTKSSGVDDGFKGEAAKCGTSVVRVAHQMVLGKAIRGFDIQKKDCDLPPEGFNPSLRRGSKSLPASPLTSPNSSPKSTRRVNKYFTGPFVDSEHQGSWILSNLLAKRQNLSQSMGFIAEEEKEMKRTESNLSVDEVSNGKRSQVFVPKPSELREMNFWSPTSM; from the exons ATGGCGACTCAAGAAGATAGGTCATTGTCTTCGGGAATGTCACTTCCTCAATGgatgaaaacaaaaatgaatgATAG GCTAGATTTTGAACAGAGCGCTTTCTCACCGACTGAATTAGATGATAGTTTCATGTATTATTATCGCAGTAAAACACGAGGTTTTAATGAcacacaaaatcaaacacttgCGGCGAActtgaaagacaaaaattggacTGGGGCCCAGCCCGATTTTTCCAAACACACCCCCTATTGCCAGAAGTTTCTCCAGAACTCGATTG ATAGTACCACGGCCCAACAGGTCCGCTTCCCCTCCGCCACCAAGACCAAGTCCAGTGGCGTGGACGACGGTTTCAAAGGCGAGGCCGCGAAATGCGGCACTTCTGTGGTGCGAGTGGCCCACCAGATGGTGTTAGGGAAAGCCATCCGTGGCTTTGACATCCAGAAAAAAGATTGTGATTTGCCCCCAGAGGGTTTCAACCCTTCGTTACGTCGAGGGAGCAAGTCGTTGCCCGCGTCGCCCCTGACGTCCCCCAACTCGTCCCCGAAAAGCACGCGACGCGTGAACAAATACTTCACGGGGCCTTTTGTCGACTCCGAACACCAGGGCAGTTGGATTTTGTCGAATTTGTTGGCCAAGAGGCAGAATTTGTCACAGAGTATGGGCTTTATCGCTGAAGAGGAGAAGGAGATGAAGAGGACAGAGTCGAATTTGAGTGTGGATGAGGTGTCGAATGGCAAGAGGAGTCAGGTGTTTGTACCCAAACCGTCAGAACTTAGGGAAATGAATTTTTGGTCTCCCACTTCCATGTGA
- the dmpd gene encoding F-box only protein 28 — translation MVSTRQMSIGNSGTTEGSEHAENGPAKYTRNSTAAAHSSHQGQCSKSTTNAPAKLHFLDLPQEIIEKIFSYLTYKNICQLRFVCTRIDRICGHILNTTFQRLQHQLLDRFHEIKRKMPRRESARRNHHLACESDIIETLHMRLTLLQMSLGKHIERKHCCFFPGEILDEVLHILHYIKVTPKLARPYKVTDELFDLSTMAMEYFKEKIEPDLPEIAYFNTDFLDFAGSYPSTSKKNYLLDSFSIDMDEAKDADSPPHDASNAEASPEGVPQSNIVLRKGIRKIKQGMKRYNSQLTILRQDVRSCRQKAAEQQKLMSEQQKQLAEQQKQILEYATRMDENDKKNEEISRKFSTLLQELNKCKTELQYWRSKSPATPLFCTSCGNAVLPHPEELEALVNQGVNPLGLEPISDFEPIPGSSNSEEAALEVEAAAEPCKSTKRKLEDNTPTRASTSKKSRRILKGRTNKRSKI, via the exons ATGGTTTCGACAAGGCAGATGAGTATTGGGAACAGTGGGACGACTGAGGGGTCAGAACACGCGGAAAATGGGCCGGCTAAGTACACAAGGAACAGCACCGCTGCTGCACATTCCAGTCATCAAGGACAATGCAGCAAAAGCACCACCAATGCACCGGCGAAACTGCATTTTTTAGACCTACCTCAGGAAATTATCGAGAAGATTTTTAGCTATTTAACCTACAAAAATATCTGCCAGCTGAGATTT GTTTGCACCCGAATCGATCGTATTTGCGGCCATATTTTGAACACGACCTTTCAACGTTTGCAACATCAGCTCCTTGACCGATTTCACGAAATCAAACGTAAAATGCCTCGTCGAGAGAGCGCCCGTCGAAACCATCACCTAGCTTGTGAAAGCGACATCATAGAGACCCTCCACATGAGACTAACCCTCTTGCAAATGTCCCTCGGCAAGCACATAGAACGTAAACATTGCTGCTTTTTCCCGGGCGAAATCCTCGACGAAGTTTTACACATTTTGCATTACATCAAAGTCACTCCAAAACTCGCACGTCCCTATAAAGTAACCGACGAACTTTTCGACTTGTCCACAATGGCCATGGAGTACTTCAAGGAGAAAATCGAGCCGGACTTGCCCGAAATCGCTTATTTCAACACGGATTTCCTCGACTTCGCCGGGAGCTACCCTT CCACTAGCAAGAAAAACTACCTGTTGGACTCGTTCTCGATCGACATGGACGAAGCGAAAGACGCTGACAGCCCCCCGCATGACGCTTCGAACGCGGAGGCTTCGCCGGAAGGGGTCCCCCAATCGAACATCGTACTGCGAAAAGGCATCCGGAAAATCAAGCAAGGCATGAAGCGGTACAACAGTCAGTTGACGATCCTGCGACAGGACGTGCGCTCCTGCCGACAGAAAGCCGCCGAACAACAGAAACTTATGTCCGAACAGCAGAAACAACTCGCtgaacaacaaaaacaaatcctCGAATACGCCACACGCATGGATGAAAACGACAAAAAGAACGAGGAAATTTCACGAAAATTCAGCACACTGTTGCAGGAATTGAATAAATGTAAAACGGAACTGCAGTACTGGCGATCGAAGTCGCCGGCGACTCCGCTTTTCTGCACTAGTTGCGGAAATGCAGTGCTTCCGCACCCAGAGGAGTTGGAGGCGTTGGTGAACCAAGGGGTGAATCCGCTGGGGTTGGAGCCCATTTCGGATTTCGAGCCGATTCCGGGGAGCAGTAACAGCGAAGAGGCGGCTTTGGAGGTCGAGGCGGCCGCCGAGCCGTGTAAAAGTACTAAACGGAAATTAGAAGATAATACACCGACGAGAGCTTCGACTAGTAAAAAGTCGCGGAGGATTCTCAAAGGGCGCACCAATAAaagatcaaaaatttaa
- the LOC655336 gene encoding uncharacterized protein LOC655336 isoform X2 — protein MEPLPLTDSTTAQQVRFPSATKTKSSGVDDGFKGEAAKCGTSVVRVAHQMVLGKAIRGFDIQKKDCDLPPEGFNPSLRRGSKSLPASPLTSPNSSPKSTRRVNKYFTGPFVDSEHQGSWILSNLLAKRQNLSQSMGFIAEEEKEMKRTESNLSVDEVSNGKRSQVFVPKPSELREMNFWSPTSM, from the exons ATGGAGCCCCTCCCCTTGACCG ATAGTACCACGGCCCAACAGGTCCGCTTCCCCTCCGCCACCAAGACCAAGTCCAGTGGCGTGGACGACGGTTTCAAAGGCGAGGCCGCGAAATGCGGCACTTCTGTGGTGCGAGTGGCCCACCAGATGGTGTTAGGGAAAGCCATCCGTGGCTTTGACATCCAGAAAAAAGATTGTGATTTGCCCCCAGAGGGTTTCAACCCTTCGTTACGTCGAGGGAGCAAGTCGTTGCCCGCGTCGCCCCTGACGTCCCCCAACTCGTCCCCGAAAAGCACGCGACGCGTGAACAAATACTTCACGGGGCCTTTTGTCGACTCCGAACACCAGGGCAGTTGGATTTTGTCGAATTTGTTGGCCAAGAGGCAGAATTTGTCACAGAGTATGGGCTTTATCGCTGAAGAGGAGAAGGAGATGAAGAGGACAGAGTCGAATTTGAGTGTGGATGAGGTGTCGAATGGCAAGAGGAGTCAGGTGTTTGTACCCAAACCGTCAGAACTTAGGGAAATGAATTTTTGGTCTCCCACTTCCATGTGA